From a region of the Candidatus Sysuiplasma acidicola genome:
- a CDS encoding SDR family oxidoreductase: MSGKLSEVRVLVAGGSGSIGKAIVRALLLEGAFVAMAARAGERLKEANHEMKKEGLDVFAVVMDVESHDSITEVVHLLHSRWGGVDAFFNCAGTGMEQFNPSFAFSAKPFHTYEIASMRRAMDVNYIGYFAVTQAFMPTFIEQGRGKIVNVDVDRELLAIRGFAPFSPTRSATDTLTMIMAKELEGSGITANILTPGGFVKGGMFPPGTSEDAFGKLLDAGIMGPPAVFLASSDSDGLNGERIVASEFKQRR; the protein is encoded by the coding sequence ATGAGCGGAAAACTTTCGGAAGTCAGGGTGCTGGTGGCTGGCGGTAGCGGCAGCATAGGGAAGGCGATCGTCAGAGCGCTGCTGCTGGAAGGAGCGTTTGTCGCAATGGCTGCAAGAGCCGGGGAGCGACTCAAGGAAGCTAATCACGAGATGAAAAAGGAAGGACTGGACGTGTTCGCAGTAGTCATGGATGTGGAATCGCATGACTCCATAACTGAAGTAGTTCATCTGCTCCACTCCAGATGGGGAGGAGTTGATGCATTCTTCAACTGCGCCGGCACAGGCATGGAACAGTTCAATCCCTCGTTCGCCTTCAGTGCAAAACCCTTCCATACATACGAAATTGCATCGATGAGGAGGGCGATGGACGTTAACTACATTGGTTATTTTGCGGTGACGCAGGCGTTTATGCCCACCTTCATTGAGCAGGGCAGAGGAAAGATTGTGAATGTGGACGTTGACAGAGAACTTCTGGCGATAAGGGGTTTCGCACCGTTTTCACCGACACGATCCGCTACTGACACACTTACAATGATCATGGCGAAGGAGTTGGAAGGCAGCGGCATAACGGCAAACATACTGACGCCCGGCGGCTTCGTCAAGGGCGGCATGTTTCCGCCAGGCACTTCCGAAGATGCATTCGGTAAACTCCTGGATGCCGGTATCATGGGACCGCCGGCCGTCTTTCTGGCCTCAAGCGATTCAGACGGACTGAACGGCGAACGCATCGTTGCATCGGAATTCAAGCAGAGGAGATAG
- a CDS encoding glutamate synthase, which produces MMNRGEPIDLRVPVVKDGCGIFGMIRKKDAMRIASGLPVKGISAAGYRGGGLGAGYASFTLTRTAPEWEPFRLTAFVRDDVAATYIRRDVERKFGRILHSRLDRAAISRGGGEMKRMTASVSPYDVAKTGELDAIVDSINMKLFSGRRPEGRIVSFGRFVDVYKGVGHPIEVAQAYDLDSDGIAADMWIAHTRQPTNSPGTYPFWSHPFASMECAIVHNGDISSFGSNVNMLRSWGFRSHAGTDSEVIARLLDRLVRVEGLTVEQACTVLTGPFEDGLDGEILSLMNRYRRARLDGPFSVAAGISDGEDLYLIAMVDRSKLRPMVIGEDDSHFYVASEETQIRCISPEARTWRPEPGGYFIASVSRGLIAGGSSRRTAIAGGTSMTMQHEWHRPESSEDVTEWPVSRDASSMTYEDINAFLRESIARGAETVRLTNIAGHRYIGMALAAQNRLTVELHGNPGNCLANLNEGLIYRVYGNIADDACDTMHRGGVIVHGDAGDVLGQALQGGFIFVRGSAGNRVGIQMREFNTAGGRPTLIIGETCDDYLCEYMAGGTAMVLNLLDAPEPIGRFAASGMVGGRLYVRGRVGEEHFGLNPMKEDVLNFLRTAAEEERIDRKLMADFEQQGKLTRSLLKCTLDAALFSRIDELFYTGRHSKPLTIETRKLCSEDFEYIGVALDDFFRSFGIQSGTVDEILESDFTVVSQPHS; this is translated from the coding sequence ATGATGAACAGAGGAGAGCCGATAGATTTGCGCGTGCCCGTTGTCAAGGACGGATGCGGTATATTCGGCATGATCAGGAAGAAGGATGCGATGAGGATAGCCAGCGGCCTGCCGGTGAAGGGCATATCCGCGGCCGGTTACAGGGGAGGCGGCCTCGGAGCCGGTTACGCATCATTTACGCTCACAAGGACTGCGCCCGAATGGGAACCGTTCAGACTCACTGCGTTTGTGAGGGACGATGTGGCAGCGACCTACATCAGAAGGGACGTGGAGAGGAAGTTCGGCAGGATTCTCCATTCACGGCTTGACAGGGCCGCAATAAGCAGGGGAGGAGGCGAGATGAAACGGATGACGGCCTCCGTATCGCCTTATGACGTTGCGAAGACCGGCGAGCTTGATGCCATAGTCGACAGCATAAACATGAAGCTCTTCTCCGGAAGAAGGCCGGAAGGGAGGATCGTTTCATTCGGCAGATTTGTCGATGTGTACAAGGGCGTCGGACATCCGATTGAGGTCGCGCAGGCTTACGATCTGGACAGTGATGGCATCGCGGCCGATATGTGGATTGCGCATACGAGGCAACCGACGAATTCTCCCGGAACTTATCCGTTCTGGTCTCATCCGTTTGCATCCATGGAATGCGCAATCGTGCATAACGGAGACATAAGTTCATTCGGCTCAAATGTCAACATGCTGAGATCCTGGGGATTCAGGAGTCATGCAGGCACCGACAGCGAGGTGATAGCAAGGCTCCTTGACAGGCTCGTGAGGGTCGAAGGACTTACGGTGGAGCAGGCATGCACCGTGCTGACCGGTCCGTTCGAGGACGGTCTCGACGGAGAGATACTTTCACTCATGAACAGATATCGCAGAGCGAGACTCGACGGACCGTTCTCCGTTGCCGCCGGCATCTCCGATGGCGAAGATTTGTATCTCATTGCCATGGTGGACAGGTCGAAACTCAGACCCATGGTGATCGGCGAGGACGACAGTCATTTTTACGTTGCGAGCGAAGAAACGCAGATCCGGTGCATATCGCCCGAGGCTAGGACTTGGAGACCGGAACCTGGTGGTTATTTCATAGCGTCTGTTTCCAGAGGGCTCATAGCTGGCGGGAGCTCCAGGCGCACCGCGATCGCCGGCGGAACAAGCATGACGATGCAACACGAATGGCATAGGCCTGAGTCTTCTGAGGATGTTACGGAGTGGCCAGTGTCAAGGGACGCCTCGTCGATGACATACGAGGATATCAACGCATTTCTCAGGGAGTCTATTGCGCGTGGTGCTGAAACTGTGCGGCTGACCAATATTGCCGGACACAGGTATATTGGCATGGCGCTCGCCGCGCAAAACAGACTGACAGTCGAGCTTCACGGGAATCCGGGCAACTGTCTGGCAAATCTCAACGAGGGCCTTATTTACAGGGTATACGGCAACATAGCGGACGATGCCTGCGACACGATGCACCGCGGCGGCGTAATCGTTCATGGCGATGCCGGCGATGTGCTGGGCCAGGCGCTTCAGGGTGGTTTCATATTTGTCCGCGGTTCTGCCGGAAACCGTGTGGGCATACAGATGAGGGAATTCAATACAGCCGGCGGAAGGCCGACGCTGATCATCGGTGAGACATGCGACGATTATCTCTGTGAATACATGGCCGGTGGCACGGCGATGGTTCTCAATCTTCTCGATGCGCCGGAGCCGATAGGCAGGTTTGCCGCCTCTGGCATGGTCGGTGGAAGGCTGTATGTCAGGGGAAGGGTCGGGGAAGAACACTTCGGGCTCAACCCGATGAAGGAAGATGTGCTGAATTTTCTGAGAACGGCGGCGGAAGAAGAGCGCATAGACAGGAAGCTGATGGCCGACTTCGAGCAGCAGGGGAAATTGACGCGCAGCTTACTGAAATGCACACTCGACGCAGCTCTGTTTTCGAGGATTGACGAATTATTCTACACGGGCAGACATTCAAAACCGCTGACGATCGAGACGAGGAAACTGTGCAGTGAGGATTTTGAATATATCGGAGTCGCGCTGGACGATTTTTTCCGTTCGTTCGGCATTCAGAGCGGCACGGTGGACGAGATACTCGAGTCCGATTTCACAGTCGTCTCACAACCACACAGCTGA
- a CDS encoding saccharopine dehydrogenase NADP-binding domain-containing protein — MILVLGAGLVGRAIATDLSADCDVVVCDVSSKSLRSLDGVRKYRGNVFDNRALIERSEAVVSALPGSISCGIVRKLLRMGKHVVDTGFMAEDPMSMEGIARRQGCIYVPDAGYAPGLSNVLAGHLYRTMSPVSIEILVAGLPSEDIAPFHHAPTFNVEGLIDEYTRPARIIRNGNIVQIDPLSEIRSISFPGFGRLEAFYTDGLRTLLKTINVRNMYELTLRYPGHLASMRFLRDMGFFSDSAAGGIVPRAVTETLFSSAGSDFRDLCLTKVAAVKDDITVEFTSIDRFDEKTGTKSMARMTGYTAAVIARLLLDGYIEGRGVLPPEYLGFDDRLFSALFSALRKRGIVFRSRRRKTGSRRPPHLQS, encoded by the coding sequence GTGATCCTGGTTCTTGGTGCCGGTCTCGTCGGCAGGGCAATTGCAACAGACCTTTCCGCCGACTGTGATGTTGTAGTGTGCGATGTTTCCTCAAAGTCTCTGCGTTCTCTCGACGGAGTAAGAAAGTACAGAGGGAATGTATTCGACAACAGGGCGCTCATTGAGCGTTCAGAAGCCGTTGTCAGCGCACTTCCCGGAAGCATATCCTGCGGCATTGTGAGAAAGCTGCTGCGAATGGGCAAGCATGTCGTAGATACAGGTTTCATGGCCGAGGATCCGATGTCTATGGAAGGTATCGCACGCAGGCAGGGTTGCATCTACGTGCCGGATGCAGGTTACGCGCCGGGCCTGAGCAATGTGCTGGCCGGGCATCTATACCGAACCATGTCTCCTGTATCGATTGAGATCCTGGTTGCAGGTCTGCCCTCTGAGGATATTGCCCCGTTTCATCACGCTCCGACATTCAACGTTGAAGGGCTCATCGACGAATATACCAGGCCAGCGAGGATCATCAGGAACGGCAATATCGTTCAGATAGATCCTCTCTCTGAAATCAGGAGCATCTCCTTTCCGGGATTCGGCCGCCTGGAGGCTTTCTACACGGACGGCCTGCGGACGCTCCTGAAAACCATCAATGTCAGGAACATGTACGAGCTGACACTCCGTTATCCGGGGCATCTTGCGTCGATGAGATTTTTGCGTGACATGGGTTTCTTCTCGGACTCGGCCGCAGGAGGCATTGTTCCCCGCGCTGTCACCGAGACGCTTTTCTCTTCGGCAGGCTCGGATTTCAGAGATCTGTGCCTCACAAAGGTCGCAGCGGTAAAGGACGACATCACAGTCGAATTCACATCCATTGACCGATTCGATGAGAAGACAGGAACAAAGTCCATGGCACGCATGACGGGTTACACCGCCGCCGTCATAGCGCGTCTGCTTCTGGACGGTTACATCGAGGGAAGGGGTGTGTTACCGCCGGAGTATCTGGGTTTCGACGACAGACTCTTCTCAGCGCTCTTTTCCGCTCTACGAAAGAGGGGTATAGTTTTCCGTTCGCGCAGGCGAAAGACCGGCAGCAGACGGCCACCTCACCTTCAATCTTGA
- a CDS encoding DUF835 domain-containing protein — MPENEVKMNEFVTSAALKGSALPVAGSSVDSFERLISAGVDVLTDAGDWKSLLFSFGRQITRLRKDMFVIFVVISRDLRFRWTSHQELLGEPGETKYEDLLPLNADFGDSKKSIKAPNSGIRLVDEVALATGVTDFILFRGTERGAPTLYTYVGVRRQLSMDEELALALVDRIFDSVVRREFVVGEHLSHASRLTAAIELGNQLHEGALANNVLNKIADIIQKRMGIDYVALMVTDETGHALEFAGMSESLTPLYDNPQSMSLSSMIVGVAAQSEPLVIKDIESIGYKPLGTGTKWAALVPVKTNSKSSAILILESKSPVPLDDFEFRDVEFLSQVLGARMSSSLLIEEKNRKILFRNMLLEEILLLHRENDPVRIAEEALSFINSVIPSSISVFYVLNEGRSLLIPVTSRGVFAEEMLSFSVKIGEGIVGRTISKDKPVHIQEANADASSISIPGTPNEPEAILAIPIKSVREDIGVIALHRIGKNTFSAEEIEMAEITGRQFSTVMERANAAMEIHKSYVEKEKENAMHSLLSEQLIESLDNPDSDTFSSRVLDSALKFSTCEAGMLLLRRSGESRLQCICADSESFKESGCSADATSLSTVLHEMTKLATRTYTLEGESATSAAIDSLGADFIEGTAPRFRNMLIHESSEKDGQSVVLIGFDFQSNLRKDVYRNTVTQRLLDFYNSRHISIKTSRNSHADVVRLNKLAAFKDAIVEEVDVQSIYGKVCDYAVARLNASFAAIYSVDYVSGILRLVASSGGGGVVPQETLMKYAAHLTGTHGTQSQAIEFPPSDDENVPVIFRNRLATWRMSTIDGADLLFIAGYAGDCDTTEHMHIYNEMAPFVSRKVRQLSALSEERRRHGLISTVDEIGKKVGAHTEFGSMMDAFASAAGHIIGTEYALAGVLSSSYIEWSGYFETRIPDSIEKLALKTAEKGEAMIINDFRSAQIETEPVSGSYVREMLMYPLFKDSGTEIRAVLLLINRFGSDGFSESDVALLDRLASNVINSYSAVETLKQEKQLKRAAELKWTELAEILDGIDEPIIRVDTSGNIEFINSAAKQLLSMQPGVAVEKIVSLLDEVDTYQIVDLTENIRKGERFESSYLFASAEGAKRVIVSASPLSGRNRRGLILRLKEEPQNETQEPKDQPNRVKGAEVSSAAHSQIEGVRYAMKRGFSYMIAEQKPLFAYLALVDFKKAGFNPLVITRQHPSKLREKYDMGNTEIRWLTQVVGNSNLDPAKLSVIGNAMLSFIERHKNAVVFIDGLEYLLSNNSMIKVMGMLEGVMQKTVDTSSVLVVAVDKMTFEQRELAILEKLFEEVNVGEMRKGYLSTELEKFDNDKPDSTETDAND, encoded by the coding sequence ATGCCAGAGAATGAAGTAAAAATGAATGAGTTTGTCACGAGCGCAGCACTCAAGGGCAGCGCTCTCCCGGTAGCGGGAAGCAGCGTCGACTCTTTTGAGCGTCTGATATCCGCAGGCGTCGACGTCCTGACAGATGCAGGAGACTGGAAATCACTTCTCTTCTCCTTCGGCAGGCAGATTACCAGACTCAGAAAGGATATGTTCGTCATTTTTGTGGTCATCAGCAGGGATCTCCGATTCAGATGGACGAGCCATCAGGAGCTCCTCGGCGAACCAGGCGAAACGAAATATGAGGATCTGCTGCCGCTCAACGCCGATTTCGGGGATAGCAAAAAGTCGATAAAGGCGCCCAATTCCGGCATCAGACTCGTTGATGAGGTTGCGCTCGCGACGGGAGTCACTGACTTTATCCTCTTCCGCGGAACAGAAAGAGGGGCGCCGACGCTGTACACTTATGTGGGTGTGCGCAGGCAGCTCAGCATGGATGAAGAACTAGCGCTTGCGCTTGTTGACAGGATATTTGACTCGGTTGTCAGAAGAGAATTTGTGGTCGGCGAACATCTCTCCCACGCTTCCAGACTTACAGCGGCAATCGAACTTGGAAATCAGTTGCATGAAGGGGCGCTCGCAAACAACGTTCTTAACAAGATTGCAGACATAATACAGAAGAGAATGGGTATAGACTATGTTGCCCTGATGGTGACCGATGAAACCGGGCACGCGCTCGAGTTCGCAGGAATGAGTGAATCGCTAACACCATTATACGACAACCCGCAGAGTATGAGCCTCAGCAGCATGATCGTCGGAGTTGCAGCTCAGAGCGAACCCCTCGTCATAAAAGATATCGAGTCTATTGGCTATAAACCGCTCGGAACAGGCACGAAGTGGGCTGCACTTGTGCCTGTAAAGACAAACTCGAAAAGCAGCGCAATACTGATACTCGAGAGTAAGTCTCCGGTTCCTCTCGATGATTTTGAATTCAGGGATGTCGAATTTCTGTCCCAGGTTCTCGGAGCAAGAATGTCCTCCAGTCTGCTCATTGAGGAAAAGAACAGAAAAATACTGTTCAGAAACATGCTTCTGGAGGAGATTCTTCTGCTCCACAGGGAAAACGATCCCGTGCGGATCGCGGAGGAGGCACTCTCATTCATAAATTCAGTCATTCCGTCAAGCATTTCTGTCTTCTATGTGCTCAACGAGGGCAGATCGCTGCTGATTCCGGTGACGTCGAGAGGCGTATTCGCAGAAGAAATGCTCTCATTCTCCGTTAAGATTGGAGAAGGAATCGTCGGAAGGACCATATCGAAAGACAAGCCGGTGCACATACAGGAGGCGAACGCGGATGCTTCGTCGATAAGCATACCCGGCACACCTAACGAGCCCGAAGCGATTCTTGCCATACCCATAAAGAGCGTCAGAGAAGACATTGGAGTCATTGCATTGCACAGAATAGGAAAGAACACGTTTTCGGCGGAAGAAATTGAGATGGCGGAGATAACCGGAAGGCAATTTTCCACTGTGATGGAGCGGGCCAATGCTGCCATGGAGATTCACAAGTCATATGTGGAAAAAGAGAAGGAAAACGCCATGCATTCGCTGCTGTCCGAACAACTGATTGAGAGCCTTGACAATCCGGACAGTGACACATTTTCATCCAGAGTACTGGACAGCGCACTAAAATTTTCAACATGTGAGGCTGGTATGCTTCTGCTCAGGAGAAGCGGAGAGAGCCGGTTGCAGTGTATATGCGCAGACAGTGAGTCTTTCAAAGAGAGCGGATGCTCTGCCGATGCTACATCTCTGAGCACGGTATTGCACGAGATGACGAAGCTTGCGACGAGAACGTACACACTGGAAGGCGAGTCGGCGACTTCTGCGGCGATTGATTCACTCGGCGCAGACTTTATCGAAGGCACTGCACCGAGATTCAGGAATATGCTCATACACGAATCATCGGAGAAGGATGGTCAGTCTGTGGTGCTCATTGGTTTCGATTTTCAGTCGAACCTCAGGAAGGACGTGTACAGGAACACCGTGACTCAGAGACTCCTTGATTTCTATAACTCGCGTCACATCAGCATCAAGACAAGCAGAAACAGTCATGCGGATGTTGTGCGCCTGAACAAGCTGGCGGCATTCAAAGACGCGATTGTTGAAGAGGTTGATGTTCAGTCGATCTACGGAAAAGTCTGCGACTATGCCGTAGCGCGGCTCAATGCTTCCTTCGCGGCCATCTACTCGGTGGATTATGTGTCTGGGATTCTCAGACTTGTAGCCTCCTCTGGCGGTGGCGGAGTCGTGCCTCAGGAAACACTGATGAAATATGCAGCGCACCTGACAGGAACGCACGGAACGCAATCACAGGCAATTGAGTTTCCGCCTTCGGACGACGAAAATGTGCCGGTCATATTCAGAAACAGACTTGCGACATGGAGAATGAGTACGATTGACGGGGCAGACCTTCTGTTCATTGCCGGCTACGCCGGAGACTGCGATACCACCGAACACATGCACATCTACAACGAAATGGCACCGTTTGTGTCGCGAAAAGTGAGACAGCTTTCAGCATTGTCTGAAGAGAGACGCAGGCATGGTCTCATCAGCACGGTGGACGAAATAGGAAAAAAGGTTGGGGCACACACGGAGTTCGGGAGCATGATGGATGCGTTCGCATCCGCAGCGGGGCACATAATTGGAACTGAGTACGCGCTCGCGGGGGTGCTGTCTTCCTCCTACATAGAATGGAGCGGATACTTCGAGACGCGGATACCGGATTCAATTGAAAAACTGGCCCTGAAGACAGCAGAAAAGGGGGAAGCGATGATAATAAACGACTTCAGGAGCGCGCAAATTGAAACTGAGCCGGTTTCAGGCAGCTACGTCAGGGAGATGCTGATGTATCCGCTGTTCAAGGACAGCGGAACTGAGATAAGGGCAGTGCTGTTGCTCATAAACAGATTCGGCTCTGACGGCTTCAGCGAGAGTGATGTTGCCTTGCTGGACAGACTCGCATCGAATGTTATCAATTCATACTCTGCAGTGGAGACACTGAAACAGGAAAAACAGCTCAAGAGGGCGGCTGAGCTGAAATGGACAGAACTGGCAGAGATACTGGACGGAATAGACGAACCGATCATCAGAGTGGATACGTCCGGAAATATCGAGTTTATTAACAGTGCGGCAAAGCAGCTGCTGTCGATGCAGCCCGGAGTTGCAGTGGAGAAAATTGTCTCGCTGCTTGACGAAGTGGATACGTATCAGATTGTTGATCTCACAGAAAATATCAGGAAGGGCGAGAGGTTTGAGTCGTCGTATCTGTTTGCCTCGGCCGAAGGTGCTAAAAGAGTCATTGTTTCCGCCTCTCCACTTTCCGGCAGAAACAGAAGGGGCCTCATATTGAGATTGAAGGAAGAACCGCAGAACGAAACGCAGGAGCCGAAGGATCAGCCGAATAGAGTGAAGGGCGCGGAAGTTTCCAGTGCAGCGCATTCACAGATAGAGGGCGTGAGGTATGCGATGAAACGAGGCTTCAGTTATATGATAGCAGAACAGAAGCCGCTGTTCGCGTATCTTGCCCTCGTCGATTTCAAGAAGGCAGGATTCAATCCACTCGTGATTACGAGGCAGCATCCCTCCAAGCTAAGGGAGAAGTACGATATGGGAAACACTGAGATCAGATGGCTGACCCAGGTTGTGGGCAACAGCAACCTCGATCCTGCCAAACTTTCCGTAATCGGCAACGCGATGCTCTCGTTCATCGAGAGGCACAAGAATGCAGTTGTGTTTATTGACGGACTGGAGTATCTGCTCTCTAATAACAGCATGATAAAGGTCATGGGCATGCTCGAGGGCGTGATGCAGAAGACTGTCGACACATCCTCCGTACTGGTCGTCGCCGTTGACAAGATGACGTTTGAACAGAGGGAGCTTGCGATACTCGAAAAACTTTTCGAAGAAGTCAATGTCGGTGAGATGAGAAAGGGGTACCTGAGCACAGAGCTGGAGAAATTTGATAATGACAAACCGGATTCGACAGAAACCGATGCAAACGATTAA
- a CDS encoding PD-(D/E)XK nuclease family protein, whose protein sequence is MATMTLLALFLFTAGVAIIIYWLFAADHMHSTDLSGSGTLLRSDRYPLTGKPDVVLKKGRTFMPVEYKSYDAGGSAREWDVAQLLSYCLLIEECRGRTKGGRLVYRDMEFFIPWDGRSRRYVENIMLEMLEGYDRMTDDRWKCNMCEFKDFCGR, encoded by the coding sequence ATGGCTACGATGACCCTTCTCGCCTTATTCCTCTTCACAGCGGGCGTTGCGATAATCATATACTGGCTGTTTGCAGCGGATCATATGCATTCAACCGATCTCTCAGGTTCAGGAACGCTGCTCAGATCGGATCGTTATCCTCTCACCGGTAAACCTGATGTTGTGCTGAAAAAGGGGCGGACGTTCATGCCTGTGGAATACAAGAGTTATGATGCCGGAGGAAGTGCCAGAGAATGGGATGTTGCACAGCTGCTGTCTTACTGTCTTCTGATAGAAGAGTGCAGAGGCAGAACGAAGGGAGGAAGACTGGTGTACCGTGACATGGAATTTTTCATTCCCTGGGACGGCCGCTCCAGGCGATATGTCGAAAACATAATGCTGGAAATGCTCGAAGGGTATGACCGTATGACCGACGACAGATGGAAATGCAATATGTGCGAGTTCAAAGACTTCTGCGGAAGGTGA
- a CDS encoding ammonium transporter yields the protein MSSGDTAWVLASAALVMIMTPALGYFYGGMAGRKNILSLIGQSFAVLTIVSIQWVLVGFSIAFAPGPSGVLQGIVGGTQYIGMANMGYSATYPGIQNISISTFMIFQAMFAVITPALVSGAFVGRMKFSTFIVFTLAWTTLVYDPVAHWVWAYDGWLHGMGILDFAGGTVVHLNAGVAGLAAALFIGPRLTKSDGTAHAEPTLTILGAALLWFGWFGFNAGSALGASALAVNAFIVTNTAAALASLTWLGLSWHYTGKASMLGAASGAVAGLVAITPASGFVNIWGALAVGFGAGAICFYAVAWRNRTKVDDTLDTFGVHGVGGAWGAIATGLFATVAVNSGGANGLFYGNPGQVEVQLIAVAASSAYSFLMTIGILKVLDYVMGVRVPVEEEHTGLDIAHHGERGYTGIDSHTITEMGVRLTLTLQPQDGKGSGVRDSVNLMVMMNRDEIEELKKLTGGVNGAVIGSRQLTGKISGAEGIED from the coding sequence ATCAGCAGCGGAGACACGGCATGGGTTCTTGCATCGGCCGCCCTCGTCATGATAATGACGCCTGCACTGGGCTATTTCTATGGCGGGATGGCAGGCAGGAAGAACATACTTTCACTGATCGGCCAGTCCTTCGCTGTGCTTACGATTGTCAGCATCCAGTGGGTACTGGTAGGCTTTTCCATAGCCTTCGCTCCAGGACCTTCGGGTGTGCTGCAGGGCATCGTTGGCGGAACTCAGTACATTGGCATGGCCAACATGGGGTACAGCGCCACCTATCCGGGCATTCAGAACATAAGCATCAGCACATTCATGATTTTCCAGGCGATGTTTGCCGTGATCACGCCCGCCCTCGTCAGCGGTGCGTTTGTCGGAAGGATGAAATTTTCGACGTTCATTGTCTTCACGCTTGCCTGGACAACACTCGTCTACGATCCTGTGGCGCACTGGGTATGGGCCTATGACGGATGGCTGCACGGGATGGGCATACTCGATTTCGCCGGCGGCACCGTCGTCCATCTGAACGCCGGAGTTGCAGGCCTCGCCGCTGCCCTTTTCATCGGGCCGAGACTGACAAAAAGCGACGGCACCGCGCACGCAGAACCGACATTGACGATACTTGGCGCGGCCCTTCTCTGGTTCGGATGGTTCGGATTCAATGCAGGATCGGCGCTCGGAGCCTCCGCACTGGCAGTCAATGCATTCATAGTCACAAACACAGCCGCAGCACTTGCTTCGCTTACCTGGCTGGGACTGAGCTGGCACTACACTGGGAAGGCAAGCATGCTCGGTGCTGCCTCCGGTGCCGTGGCCGGACTCGTTGCCATCACGCCTGCCTCAGGCTTCGTCAACATATGGGGAGCGCTGGCAGTGGGGTTCGGAGCCGGCGCCATCTGTTTCTATGCCGTTGCATGGAGGAACAGAACGAAGGTCGACGACACACTGGACACATTCGGAGTCCACGGAGTAGGAGGTGCGTGGGGCGCGATCGCAACCGGCCTTTTTGCAACCGTCGCAGTAAATTCGGGCGGGGCTAACGGACTGTTTTACGGAAATCCGGGACAGGTTGAAGTCCAGCTGATAGCTGTTGCAGCCTCATCTGCATACTCGTTTCTGATGACGATTGGCATATTGAAAGTGCTCGATTACGTGATGGGAGTCAGGGTGCCGGTTGAGGAGGAGCATACCGGACTGGACATAGCCCATCACGGTGAAAGGGGATACACGGGGATCGACAGCCACACGATTACGGAGATGGGCGTGCGACTCACGTTAACCCTTCAGCCGCAGGACGGGAAAGGGAGCGGCGTGCGGGACAGCGTGAACCTGATGGTCATGATGAATCGCGATGAAATAGAGGAACTGAAAAAACTGACCGGCGGTGTAAACGGTGCAGTGATTGGTAGCAGGCAACTGACTGGAAAGATTTCCGGAGCCGAAGGAATAGAGGATTGA